gctggcgtgtgtgtgtgtgtgtaccgactctagaggcatagtgagaaacaaagtgtctcccctgacCACGGttggaaatctgtagcaggaaaagttaaccctctccttgttttatgttgtttttggaggagaacccggaaatgagtagggggaaatgcaacgctaccaagccacggccgagcggcgTGCATCGCTGCaacatgtagttacattttttgaggtGCACCTACGTCTAACCCACGGTGTTGATTTAACAGGTGTCAGTGGCTGGTACCACTGAAAAATGGCAAGATGATAGCGTGTGTAGATGCAGCGGCCCAGTGCTCTTCAAGCTACAGCTATTTTGTGTTTATTGGGTCCTTTTTGTGGGTTTTTGGACGTACATTATCAGCaacatatgtacagtacagcAGAGCTGAGCTGCTAAAGGTTGCAGACGACAACAACATCTGCACTACAGACAATAATAACTGGACAAGATGCGACTACGGGTTTCTTTCGCACAGCTTGGACCACTGTGCGATGATAATAACAGAGACTTGGCAGGATCAGTACATCCCGGACGCTGCTATTGAGCTAGCGAGCCGCGCTGTCTTCAGGGTGGACAAGACTATTGTCTCCAGTATGTTGTTAAATTAACAACAGTTGGTGTGTGAATGCTGCAGTCAAAGACACTCAGTGCTCTCCGGATATTGAGTACCTGATGTTACAGCTCAGACCTTACTACTTGCCCAGGGAGTTTACATCGGTCTTTAAAACAGCTGTTTATTTACCACATCACTCCATTAGCCAGCAGCTGGAAGTCAGTTCTGCCAAGATTCCACAGATATGTAAACTTCCCGACAAGAGAAAAGAACACTTTAGATCAGGTCTACAAAGCCAGCACTCTGCCACATATGGGACTCTCAGATCACCTGTCTCTGTCCCTGATCCCTGCATCCAGACCACTCAGCTGTAAACAGAGACCATCCATGACGTATGGACTGAAGAAGCCACTGCAGCCCTGCAGGACTGCTTCGAAGACACAGACTGGCGAGTTTTTGCTGCAGGGGCAGACCTGGAGGGACAAACATCAGCTGTtctcttatttatatatatatatatatatatatatatatatatatatatatatatatatatatatatatatatatatatatatatatatatatatatatataacttttgCGCTGAGAGTGTTTCGGAGGAAAAACTGTTCCCTAACCAAAAACCATGGTTCAAAAGCAAGGTGAGGACCCTTCTAAGAACAAGAGACACAGCGTTTAAGTCTGGGGACCTGCAGGCCTACAGAGAGGCACGAAGAAGCCTGAGGAGGAGCATCAGTGAGGCCAAACGCAGGTATGGACAGCGCATAGAGCAATAACTCCAGATGTATATGGCAGGGGATAAAGACTCCCTATATAGGACAGCTACACAGCCGCAAACCCCACCGACCCCACACTGCCAGgcagttttatattttatatttttatatatttaacagttattttctatttaaattttctatttctgtttgttgttatttaaaCTGTCATATTAAGAGCTGGTAAACTGTGTTTCGTTGTTGtgaaacaatgacaataaagatctattctattctattcactGCGGGAGGCAATCTGATGAGGAGCCCATACCGGTGAGAGTCATGGCTGATCGAGGAAATGCGCTGCCAGACAAATGCCTGTGATAACTCCTGCTTCATTGGATGGGGAAAGGGAAAATCACACGGAGAACACTTGCTGTCCCAAAACGCTTAAGAACAAGCCCAATGAATTTAACAGCTATTGGGGAAGATTCCACCAAACAGGAGCAAGGATCTGGACAGCACTCTCAAACGGCTATCTCCAGAAGATTAGTGAGTAAACTTCACCAAATCTTCCCAACTGTGAATCCCAATCAAATTCATACGGGACAGGGATACTAAACAGAATGGAATATCCGGTGTGTGTTGGAGTCATTTCAATGGTGACCAGTGTGTGACGCTGTGGATAGCCATAGTTAAGTGTGTTGGCGAAGTCTACAGTTTTTGACCGTTAGTCGGTGTAAAgttagtgtgttttattatgaGAGATGTACTTTGcttttgttaaaatgtaaaaataaagagACTGACATATTAAACTTTAAGTTTTGGCTTTTGGACAATTATTTAGGGACAACAAAGGATCCCAAGAGCCTTTGAAGCACGCCATCTACACTGGAGCCACGTGTACTTTAATGACCAAGGCAAAGGTGCGTCAGCGGTGGGCGTTTTAATGTTGGATTAGGTTGTGCAAATTGAATACTTTCATGTTAAGTGGACAGTAAAAGCTCTTTTGTGCTATGAAGACCAGGAAAGAGGACCGACTACACTTCCACACAGGAGCGAGAACTCATTCAAGGACAGCATTTGCAGGATAAAGCAGGGGCACATTTAATCTCAAAATGGTGTGCACCGTTTGGCTACGGTTTCCTGGTTGAACAACAGGTTTCCTCGGAATGGTGTGCAACAGGctttgagttatgttttctcttgtttggtgggtgtgtccaAAGTTTAAAGGCAgacacacaacagggtgttcaacgcacccgtttccatttaaaaaaacaaaacaaaaaaaacatgcgtTATGTTTTTTCGGGGCTGAACATGGCCCAGTTCACAACATATGATGTAAGAACATGTGACTGTCTCTTGGAGACTGAAGACCTGAATCAGAGACATGTGGCGTAGAGACAGGAGCCAGGAACCAAACCAACTCACGGCCCTTTgggaaaggagaggaaataaAGAAAGTGATGAAGAAGATCCCAAGATGGCTGACAGTTTAGTGCAGGACATTGGCACTGAAAAAGAGAAATTAGGAGAGACAGTAGCAGACCGTGTGCAAATGGCTGTTGAAAACACAAACCGaaggtattttttctttaggttcAAACGGGTAATAAGGGACTGAAGCACACTGATTGACTAGCAGCCTTTAATTGCGCAAACAAACGTTTATTTATCTTTCAGGTCGGCAGGTTGGCTAGATCTACTTAATTTCCCACAGTGCAACGGCGAAACAGGTAagataatattatattattcctAAGAGACATTGTTGTGCAGTAGTTGCAGTACAAAGTAGAACGTGCAATTTATAGAGAAGACTACACACATCTTTGCATCACATCATAAAACCTTGCTGTAAGTATTTTCCATATTCAAACAAACTCCTCTTGTCCAACATGTGCTGTAGATGCAGAGTACCTGACAAGGGTGTCAGGCCTTGTGTCCAAGAATAGACACAACACGGTACCCTTAATGAATCCAGCTGGCGCCACATGGACGATAGGAAACCTGGATGACACCATTTACTCAGGGGAAGATAACGAGGTGAACGGGTGGAATAATTTCTACCTTCCTACGCCAGTAAACATGCAGGTTATAGGTGTTGTGGAGGGAACCTCGTGCCCGTGTGAGCAGTTGGTTTTGATGACCTGCGAGGACAGACGGGTGTATGCCTACGATGGAGAAGGGGAGGAGCTGCATTTGGTGGCTTCAAGTCTGAATCGGCTATTTCACATGGGAATAGAGTATCCAGCGTCCAAGACCTATTACGATGGGGAGGCCTTCAAAGATATGGTGAGCAGTTACAGTTAAGCTTGTGGGAACAAAGAAGGCTGTGTGATTGTTGACCCTGATGATTGATCGCCTATGAGCACTGATAACATGTTTGATATTGTCTGTTGTGTGTAGACCGAGGAGGACTGGGCAGAGGTGAGGAAGAGCGATGTGGGGAAGCAGCTGGACGAAGAGCATCATAAACTGGTGATTTCAGAAAACTCCAGATTCCTGGACAATATGAAATTCTACATCTTAGCGTAGTACATGCACGTTTGTGGCTGCAGGCTACAACATTTCAAATTTGAACTCTCATAAAGATGTGTTGGAATACAACTTTGTGGTAAGGGTTTGCTCAAAGAGCTTCATAAAGACCATGGTAGATCTGAAAAAGTGAGGGGACGGGACATCCTACTTGAAGTTGGTCTGACTGGCACGGCGTGATTTTTCTGAGTGGTCATCTGTAATGCTGGGCCCAAAACGGCACAGAGATCCAACAGGACAGCTCCAGGAAGTCGCAACGGGCTCTGAGGCCACTTGTCCTCATTTGCCTGTAAGCAAGGCACATAACCCATTACTGCTTGGGGGGTGCTGTGCTGCGGCAAAACATCATTGTGTATGTGTCACGTGTAAACaaatttataaataataaattttTCTACCCTGGTTGTTTTTTCTATATTGTTTTTAACCAAGAGGTCCTTTATTAATAAAAACGGATCTGATTTATGTGTTTTATTGATTCATTAACTAATGACTCAGCAGTTCAATCTAATCACAAAGTTGATGACTGCGCACAGACTGATGACGGATTGAAGGAAAAACCTGAATGAATAAGTGGAAAGATATGTTGGATGCGATGCTTTAATGGGTACAATAAGGGGTCAGTGAGTggttttatgaaaatgtatgtaaatcATGTATCATGGCCTTCAGTCACCTCAATCCAACTTAACCTATGGGAGATTTTGGTGCGGCATTTTAGACGGAATATCTTTTATTCCCTCATTAACCGGTCAAAACTGAGTCATTCCATCTATTCCAGATTTTGTTATTAATAGCTAGTTGATTATGGAAAACAGCCCAAGTTTTTATACCTCTTGATTGTTTTTCACATTACATTAACAGATCATAAGGTCATTGGTGCAGTTATGTAAAATACTCTCCTCATTTGactgaaattaattaaatatcTAAACCCCTGTAGTGGTTCCCCTAGATTGATCCACATTAGGTCACAGAACCTGATTTGATAACATTTCACTTCAGGGATCTCTATCTGAAAAGATTTTGGTTGTTAAAACTGATTAAGACCAGAATTCTATAGTTGTCAACTACAGTTGTGGAAATAACCGTGGAGGAAGTGACACAAACGTATGATGTCTTATGACTCTTACTCACATTTGGCTCactttcattgtgtgtgtgtgtgtgtgtgcgtgtgtttgtgttctcattTATGAATCAGAAGCCTTGAAAACCACACAAAATATTCTTTGGAAAAGCTTACATCATACACCGTGCTGAGTTACTGTATGAACCTGAATTATAATCAGTACATTTGACCCATGGTTAAATTAGGTTTTCCATTTCTGCTTTCATTTTAGTTCACCAACGTTTTTGAGGTGTAAGCACCACTCTCAAGTATACATGTTGTTGTTCCATTGCTTAAACATTTCACAGTTTCTGCTTTCAGCACAAATGTTTCAAAGTAGATGATGTGTTAGTGCTTCTTGACCTTGGAATTCGACAAGTTGCTATTCCCTAATATTCAGAACTGTTTCAGACCCCCCATCCCCCCTTCCTTCACCCTTATACAGCTTTGTAGAAACTTGATAAGGATGCTGCCCTCCCAAAAGTCTTGTGCGTTTCTCTTAGACCCTCTTGATGAACTGAACCTTCTTTGCGCAAAGAATAAATACTTTCCACTACGAATTTCCACCACATGACGTAAACAGGTTTTAATACAACTTTAGAGTTCAGCATCCAACATTTGTGCCTGTGCCCTTCATGTGTTTGTGCTGGCACTCCTATACAGGTACTATACAGACTTTTCTGTACCATGACATTCTACTAGAACAATAGATGTAATGGATGCCGTGTAGTCATATCTTCGTACAACTATCATGCCAAGTTGTGGTGAATCAGGGGGCAGGGCTtcatttccttctttctgtTTCATTTACTTGTAATCCAGAATGGTAAGTGGCTACTTTTAGGTGCTTTTCTTTTCCTATACTTGGTATCATTACGATTACATTTCgacaaaacatttatttgtgtTATCAGAGAAATGTGTAATTGTTGTAATGTGTTCTCTTTTTCCGGATGGCATCAGGCTGCTGCACAGCAAAGGTATGTCTGATGATTTACCTAATCACAACTTGTTACTGGCACTCTGCCTTTTAATTCCCTAAAAACAATTCGGTCACACgttataataatggtacatcattgatcatgaattcatgcatgattccatgcatgaaaaagcatgaaccaatcaatcaataattgttgactaaacattacttcttcatgacttcatcatgtttgtgaaaaaaaaaaaaagtgctgacctggtccatctttaaccttgataaataagatatgattaatgttatcaaaatgtaatgtattaagAATTAAAGGAGTGGGCTGGCAAAATGATACCGAGGTCACTACATTTCATGGGAATTTGACTTTTTACTAACTTCTAAGTGTCTGAACACCAGAAATGTCTTTTTGACAATGTTTATCATTTGTGGGGTCACAAAGATGATTGCTGCATATTCCACCATTAatcttatcttatttatcaatgttaaacatggaccaggtcagcactttatttgaatgGCCACAAACATGAAGTAATgaagaagtaatgtttagttaatcatgattacaacactacaattcAGTTTCTTCGGCCTGTCACTTTAACTACAGATTTACCtatgaagaagacatgaacagcatcaataaatcagaaatcatgatgattgAAAAACCTTAATTACCTTATTGATGCagtaattaatgtaatgttcctgcattaagtcatgcgTGAGATAGTATTAATCCTTGTACATGCTTTTCCATACATGAAGTCATGTATTAATTCATGATAATGCATGTACcattattgtaaagtgttaccaacaATTAATGTTTATCATTTTAGAGAAGAACGTCTGAAACAGGGAGAAGCTTTCAGAAGCAATGCTTTCACGCTTATCAAGGAAATGTGGAACCTGAGTAACACCCCTTCAAAATATACTGCAGTGTTAATGGATGAGGTATGTCTGATGAGAACTGTtataaacttttaaaatgttctgtttctGGACACAATGCATGGCCCTGGCATAGTGTGTTTTGGTttctcaaaataaaaactaataactgtttgaatgtgttttgaCTTTACAGTTTCTTCATAGCGTCTTCTTTTTGggaaagatcaacaagccaccaTTTTCCCCAGAAGATATTGTGAGTGATGATAAGAAGCTTAATGATTTGAAGGACCGCTACCCTCTGCCTTTTGAACTCTATTCCTCTCAACTACCCAGGCGGAGTCCATTTTCATGTGTGCTGGACATGGTAAGTCTGTAGTTTGGCAAACAATAGCACAATTCTTCTTTTTCAGTTGTATAGAATTGATACTTCACCTAAACGTCCTCAAATACTACAGTTTGTGATAAACGTgcattcacaaacacaaagcATGACTCAGTAAATGATTTGATGCGTCTGTGGAAATAACAGCAGCTTGATAATATTTTTGGTTGCTCGCAGATTGTCTACCTGACTAGAGAGACTCTTCAAGGggaaagacaagaagaagagattgaaacagaaataataaaGTGGCTGCAAGAGCTCATCCGTCCACTGAAAgatggtaaaaaaacaaaaaagccccTGGTCTCCTCCACCATCTGTGTCTCTCACAGCACCAACACCCCGAATACAGTCAGGTACTACGGAGTCTCCATGTCCACTTCTGGCCCTAATCCTGGGAAAATCCTGGTTGCTGCATCCTGTTTAAGCAGCTGGGACAGTTATGTAGCTGGTGCAGTGATGACCTACTATCCAGAGCGGAGCAAACAGTACGTCAAGAAGAAATATTTTGATGGAACCATCAAACTTCCAAAGCATGTCAGGTGCCAGGCGTTTAACctctctgaaaaaaaagaaaagcttccTTGTATATCATGTGGGAATTTGTTTGGGTTGACACCAACGTCAGATGATGAATGGTCCTATGGTAACTGTGCAGAAGCTGAAAGTGTGAGCAACTTGCTTATAAATGTGGTAGAAATTAGAGAGCAAGCAGCCCTATCATCTGAGACAACGTCTGAGACAAAGTACAATGAGGACAGGAAGAAGGCTGAAGACAGTGTCAGGAAAGAGCTTAAAGGTTTTGTGGGCACGATGGGATTAAGTAGATGGTGTGGTGAATTCTACACTCCACAACCTGCCAATATTAGGTTTTCAAAATCTGGGAAATTTTGATTTTTCCCGCGGTGTGCTACATTCAAATATATGCGACACACCTTACAAAAAGCGTGGAGGTTGTCGATATGACTAGGTAAGAAGCATGTAAATTGTTGCGCCCAACACTGTTGAAATTTACAGCTATATTTCGATTTATTTGCTGGAACACCACATTCACCTGCCATTTTTATCGGCTCGCTTTCGGGTCTGCTTTCCGCGAAGCTTGCGCAGAGATCAACTGCGCaacaggttgccaggttgaggtgaCAAACGGGTTGAAAATTGTATATGGTGTGTGGATTGTGTGAATAGGATGCGTTTGTTTGTCACATGAATAGGATATACAGTATGATGTATTGATCATGTTATTCACAATAAAATTACAGTGATGTGAAGTCacattcatcattttttttgattttttttctcctgcaaCCTTTGCCAGTATATAGAGATGGGATAATtcaattaaaggtcccatgccatgaacatttcacttccttccttcctgctatgcctttgagaaaatgaaagctcagatgggcccatctggaatcttgctccttatgaggatCATTCTCGTAACACAAAATTAGGAATATCCTGtcgcaaaacgatgctgaaaaactagtccgtgcattcgttacttccaggctggactactgtaattccttactatcaggttgctcaaataagtcccttaggactctccagctgatccagaatgctgcagcgcgtgttctgacaagaactaagaaaagagaccatatttctcctgtatcagcttctctgcattggcttcctgtaaaatccaggattgaatttaaaatccttctcctgacctacaaagctctacatggtcaagcaccatcatatctagaagagctcttagtaacttattgtcccactagaacACTCCCAGAACTCTGAGCTActagtggttcctagagtctctaaaagtaggatgggagccagagccttcagctaccaggctccactcctgtggaaccagctcccaatcTGGGTTCGGGGGACAGACACTGCACCACATTTAAGACTAAACTGAAGACCCTCTTTGATAAAACTTATAATTAGGGAGTGAGGAGCTGCAGCGTATGCCTAGACTGGCGGGGCAGGGCGTATTGCTGCAGACACAGCATCCCTgcttctctctgcttctcttcatagtcatcAGATTTACCTATCATTTagtcaataatatagtgagagtagagggaggcaggaagtacagcccaatccggcaggggagagttcaagcccgaccaggcacctctctttagcctgcctctcttagttatgctattataattctagactgctaggaaagttccttccttcctatgacacaatgagctgctctcccatctctcttttcatttgttccttttatgtgcatccttctcccagaaatgcttgttactaacctagctctggggagtttatatttagtccttatgtttcttcttcgcccagaatatcgccttggattagggtgacGCCAAGatctgggtcttgggtgcagctgtcgctgtggacctgctacaccctgctacgctctgagATTCCCTGCaatgtccggctgcgtcctgcagCGTCCTGCCGCGTCCActgcgtccacccatgctctgctgtgccacgctacatcctgtaacgccctgctgtgccctgctatgacatgaactactacgactaccattgtagtcactgttccattatctttattatgactattattgccactgttcatcacacccccaaccggcaccgtcagacaccgcctaccaagagtctgggtctgccgaggtttcttcctaaaagggagtttttcctcgccactgtcgcaatagctactgctaatgcttgctcttgagggaagtactgtaattgttggggctttgtaaattatagtgtggtctagacctagtctatctgtaaagtgtctcgagaaaactcttgttatgatttgatactataaataaaattgaattgaattgaatattaatataataataaagtatagtatagtatgaaatAAATAGTATATATAGCAAGTATATGAATAAATCAGTCCAACAGAGAGTTAGTGGGAGATGGAGAGTGATGAGAGTCCTGACTGTAGCAGATATAAAAATTGAATATGAGGTGTGAGCTGGAGCGAAGTATCTTCATTAGCACAATGTGACCAAATATGTCCAGAGACAGCAAAATGACTTTTCATGCACATGAAATATAGTCATAATAAACTTCACACTTCTCCTTTATAACATAACCTTAAAATTAAACATGACCCGAAGATTAACACTGAAACTCAGTTTGACAGGTGATTTCATATTGTCTTTTTCCTCCTGAAGGGCTGTCTCAGTGGCAGAGAAGCACCGCTAGATGGCAGCACAACCATGTtcttttaaaatctgctttgagCTCATTATAAAATCATCATTTCACTATCTATATATTATAGATtagattgtattttaaatgtttaatataaCAGTAGAATACAGAGACTTGAAGCCAATAGCAGAATAATCAAATTTTTCTCTGGTACAGATTTTATTGTAATTTGGAAATGGAGTAAGCTGTGACTACATTGTCCTGGCTGTTTTGTTGTGATCCTCCAGCTTCTTCTATCACCTTCACCTCTAAAATGCCAGACTGCAGCTTTCAGACCAAACAATGACAGGAAGCATGCTATGGTCCGCATAGTCATTTCCCATCTTTTAAAGGAAAGACAGGGATCAAAGTGCAACGGGAAGAACAAATAATTCACATTTACCTGTCATCAGGTATTATTAGGCCTATTCAGTGCTAGGATAATTACACTCCAATGAATTCATTCACCCAAAGCACTGCTGCAgtgcaaacaaaatgaaaaactgttACAGATGTATACAGATTGTTTTGATTGTAATCAGGGAAATCCAACTCTGGACACAGTCGTATTGTATTACCTTGCCTTATACCCACCACTTCATTAAAGCGAAATATCATCAAACTAATTTAATATTACTTATTATTACTT
Above is a window of Sander vitreus isolate 19-12246 chromosome 14, sanVit1, whole genome shotgun sequence DNA encoding:
- the LOC144528518 gene encoding uncharacterized protein LOC144528518 isoform X3 yields the protein MGEDPIYGKRCRMDDGPVKNSQSAGWLDLLNFPQCNGETDAEYLTRVSGLVSKNRHNTVPLMNPAGATWTIGNLDDTIYSGEDNEVNGWNNFYLPTPVNMQVIGVVEGTSCPCEQLVLMTCEDRRVYAYDGEGEELHLVASSLNRLFHMGIEYPASKTYYDGEAFKDMTEEDWAEVRKSDVGKQLDEEHHKLVISENSRFLDNMKFYILA
- the LOC144528517 gene encoding uncharacterized protein LOC144528517, yielding MAAAQQREERLKQGEAFRSNAFTLIKEMWNLSNTPSKYTAVLMDEFLHSVFFLGKINKPPFSPEDIVSDDKKLNDLKDRYPLPFELYSSQLPRRSPFSCVLDMIVYLTRETLQGERQEEEIETEIIKWLQELIRPLKDGKKTKKPLVSSTICVSHSTNTPNTVRYYGVSMSTSGPNPGKILVAASCLSSWDSYVAGAVMTYYPERSKQYVKKKYFDGTIKLPKHVRCQAFNLSEKKEKLPCISCGNLFGLTPTSDDEWSYGNCAEAESVSNLLINVVEIREQAALSSETTSETKYNEDRKKAEDSVRKELKGFVGTMGLSRWCGEFYTPQPANIRFSKSGKF
- the LOC144528518 gene encoding uncharacterized protein LOC144528518 isoform X1, translated to MWRRDRSQEPNQLTALWERRGNKESDEEDPKMADSLVQDIGTEKEKLGETVADRVQMAVENTNRRSAGWLDLLNFPQCNGETDAEYLTRVSGLVSKNRHNTVPLMNPAGATWTIGNLDDTIYSGEDNEVNGWNNFYLPTPVNMQVIGVVEGTSCPCEQLVLMTCEDRRVYAYDGEGEELHLVASSLNRLFHMGIEYPASKTYYDGEAFKDMTEEDWAEVRKSDVGKQLDEEHHKLVISENSRFLDNMKFYILA
- the LOC144528518 gene encoding uncharacterized protein LOC144528518 isoform X2, whose protein sequence is MGEDPIYGKRCRMDDGPVKNSHKVRTLLRTRDTAFKSGDLQAYREARRSLRRSISEAKRRSAGWLDLLNFPQCNGETDAEYLTRVSGLVSKNRHNTVPLMNPAGATWTIGNLDDTIYSGEDNEVNGWNNFYLPTPVNMQVIGVVEGTSCPCEQLVLMTCEDRRVYAYDGEGEELHLVASSLNRLFHMGIEYPASKTYYDGEAFKDMTEEDWAEVRKSDVGKQLDEEHHKLVISENSRFLDNMKFYILA